A window of the Hordeum vulgare subsp. vulgare chromosome 5H, MorexV3_pseudomolecules_assembly, whole genome shotgun sequence genome harbors these coding sequences:
- the LOC123400042 gene encoding homeobox-leucine zipper protein HOX6-like, with protein sequence MEQGEEDGDWMMEPASGKKGGVMIDRKKRFSEEQIKSLESMFATQTKLEPRQKLQLARELGLQPRQVAIWFQNKRARWKSKQLERQYAALRDDYDALLSSYDQLKKDKQALVNQLEKLAEMLREPGGAKCGDNAGAADRDDVRLAVAGMSMKDEFADAAGASKLYSASAEGCGGSGKLSLFGEDDDDAGLFLRPSLQLPTAHDGGFTASGPAEYQQQSPSSFPFHSSWPSSATEQTCSSSQWWEFESPSE encoded by the exons atggagcAGGGGGAGGAGGACGGGGACTGGATGATGGAGCCGGCGTCGGGGAAGAAGGGCGGGGTGATGATCGACAGGAAGAAGCGCTTCAGCGAGGAGCAGATCAAGTCGCTAGAGTCCATGTTCGCCACGCAGACCAAGCTGGAGCCCCGCCAGAAGCTGCAGCTGGCCCGGGAGCTCGGCCTGCAGCCGCGCCAGGTCGCCATCTGGTTCCAGAACAAGCGCGCGCGCTGGAAGTCCAAGCAGCTCGAGCGCCAGTACGCCGCGCTTCGGGACGACTACGACGCCCTCCTCTCCAGCTACGACCAGCTCAAGAAGGACAAGCAAGCGCTCGTCAACCAG CTGGAGAAGCTAGCAGAGATGCTGCGGGAGCCGGGCGGGGCCAAGTGCGGAGATAATGCCGGCGCTGCTGACAGGGACGACGTGCGCCTGGCCGTGGCCGGCATGAGCATGAAGGACGAGTTCGCGGACGCTGCCGGGGCCAGCAAGCTCTACTCGGCGTCTGCCGAGGGCTGCGGCGGCAGCGGCAAGCTCTCCCTCTTCggcgaggacgatgacgacgcggGCCTCTTCCTCCGGCCCTCGCTGCAGCTGCCAACCGCGCACGACGGCGGCTTCACGGCGTCGGGGCCGGCCGAGTACCAGCAGCAGTCGCCGTCGTCGTTCCCGTTCCACTCGAGCTGGCCGTCGTCCGCGACGGAGCAGACCTGCAGCAGCTCCCAATGGTGGGAATTCGAGTCCCCGAGCGAGTAA